The following proteins are encoded in a genomic region of Thermococcus pacificus:
- a CDS encoding adenine nucleotide alpha hydrolase family protein has translation MDKEEIVAIARGMGTYGAFLEYPYCDCPFHPERVVTGGKLEEFERVRGELKKVGLI, from the coding sequence ATGGACAAGGAGGAGATAGTGGCGATAGCCAGGGGGATGGGAACCTACGGGGCGTTCCTTGAGTACCCCTACTGCGACTGTCCCTTCCATCCGGAGAGGGTCGTGACAGGGGGTAAACTTGAAGAGTTCGAAAGGGTAAGGGGAGAGCTCAAAAAAGTGGGCCTCATATGA
- a CDS encoding nitroreductase family protein produces the protein MEFFEVLRRRRSVRRFQDKPVPEELVEKLLEAAFLSPSSFNKRPWHFIVVDDKEKLKALSKAKLGASGLATAPLAIVITADESRSDVWIEDASIAAEHIHLASFALGLSSFWVQIRNRVHSEDKTAEDYVRELLNIPENYRVLCIIGIGYPAEKKPPHGDEVFEWEKASKNEFGRPFKP, from the coding sequence ATGGAGTTCTTCGAAGTCCTTCGCAGGAGGAGAAGCGTGAGGCGCTTTCAGGATAAGCCCGTTCCGGAGGAGCTTGTGGAGAAGCTCTTAGAGGCGGCCTTCCTCTCACCGAGTTCCTTCAACAAAAGGCCCTGGCACTTCATCGTGGTTGACGACAAGGAGAAGTTGAAGGCTCTGTCTAAGGCCAAGCTCGGGGCTTCGGGTCTGGCCACCGCGCCGCTGGCGATAGTTATCACGGCTGACGAGAGCAGGAGCGACGTATGGATTGAGGATGCAAGCATAGCGGCGGAGCACATTCATCTGGCCAGTTTTGCCCTTGGTTTAAGCTCCTTCTGGGTGCAGATAAGGAACAGGGTGCACAGTGAAGATAAAACGGCCGAGGACTACGTCAGGGAGCTCTTGAACATCCCCGAAAACTACCGAGTCCTCTGCATCATTGGGATTGGCTATCCCGCGGAGAAGAAGCCTCCGCACGGGGATGAGGTTTTCGAATGGGAAAAGGCTAGTAAAAACGAGTTCGGGAGGCCGTTTAAACCCTAA